GTCATCTCTGCCGCCCCTGAGTCACGGCAGTGACAGTGAGGTGGCCGGGGCGGGTGGGCACGGCCACGCACGGGCTCAGCACCGCGGTACAGCGAGGAGCAGCGCAAACGGCTTTGGGGTGCCTGAGGGTGGCAGCGaggctgtgtccccgtgtccccatcctgccAGGTGGGAAGGGGTCCCCGCGGGTGCTGCCTGGCCCTATCCCGGCCCCCCCATCCCACCGCTGGGCTGGCGGTGCCTCCCGGGGCTCTGCGCCCTCCTCGCACACTTCCTGCCGTCTGCTTCCAATTCCTCCTGGCGTCCGCTCCTCCCTGCTTTCTGCCAATTAAAGAAAACTAAAATTCCAGGCATCTTCTGGGCGTGCGGCTCCCGGAGGCTCCAGCGCTGCCGTGCCCCATGTCAGCGAGCTGCGGCTGCACGGGGAGGGGACAGTGGGTGCAAACGGTGCCCGTTTGCATGGGGCACAGGGTTGGGACTATCCTGCAGTGCCCCTGTGCCCAGGTCTTTCTCCTGTGGTTCTTTCTATGCGTCTGCCCCATGGATGGGGTCTGGGACCTGCTCATTTAGGGGGTGTGGGAGCTTGGGGTGTCTGGGGACCCGTCCCTGCAGAGTGATGTTCTGTATGGCGGCTGTTCCTGGGGcagtggagcagctgctgggcacaGGGGTGACCAGCCTGGTGGGGTGAGGGCTGGTGTCGGCAGGGCTGTGTCCTCAAAACCTGACCATGTCCCTCTCTCCTGTCCCCTAGGAGTGACCCATCCGTGACGCCGGTGTcagcccagcgcagggcagcagGTGTGAGCCGCGACCGGTTCCGTGGGACGCCGAGCTCCGTGTCAGCCGCCCCGGCGCAGCCGCTCCTGGCCGCAGCCATGCCGATCCTCAAGCAGCTCGTCTCCAACTCTGCCCACTCCAAGCGGCGCTCGCGGGCCGACCTGACGGCCGAGATGATCAGCGCGCCCTTGGGGGACTTCCGCCACACCATGCACGTGGGGCGGGCGGGGGACGCCTTTGGGGACACGTCCTTCCTCACCAGCAAGGCAGGGGAGCCGGAGGTGGGCGAGGAGCCCGGCGCCTCCAAACCCAGCCTGCTCTCCCGCCGCTTCCGCAGCAGCAAGCGCTCGCAGTCGGTGACGCGGGGTGACCGGCAGGACATGCTGGGGTCGCTGCGGGACTCAGCTCTGTTCGTGAAGAACGCTGTGTCCCTGCCACAGCTCAACGAGAAGGAGGTGGACAGGAGCGCGGGGCAGCTGCCCAAGAGCCTCTCCTCCAGCCCGGTGAAGAAGCTGCCCGAGGAGGGGAGTCCTGAAGAGCAGCAGCACCCGAACGGGGCGGCTGCTAGGCCGCTGAGCCCCAGCTTGGACGAGCGTGACTTCGGGGACATCACGGAGCTGCCCGTCGTGGTGGCCAAGAGCGGGGCGGGCATGAAGCACGCCGAGTCCATCATGTCCTTCCACATCGACCTGGGGCCCTCCATGCTCGGGGACGTGCTGAGCATCATGGATAAGGAGCAGTGGGAGCAGGACGAAGACGCCGAGCTGGAGGAGAgccgcgaggaggaggaggatgccgcCCTGCCTGGTTCCGTGCCGGCAGCCCCGCTGAgccagagcccgtcccgcggtgCCGGCGGCCgctgccccagggacagcagTTCGGTGTCCGGCTGCCCCGCGGGGCCTGAGGAGCGCAGCCCTGTCCGCGGGCCACCGAGCCAGCGGGGGGGACCCCTGAAACGCCCCGACAAGGAGTTTTCGTTTGCTGATGAAGATGACGATGAGATCAGAGTATAAAAAGCGGGCGGTTGAGCCAAGAGGTCTGGTTCTCGTTTGCGGTTGTTGGACACGGGGCTGAATGCTCCGGTGCTgcaatgggtggcaccggggAAGACTCAACTCCTCACTTGTTCCCCGTCCCCGGCGGCGATGGCCGTGGGACAGGACAGTGCTCTGctccgggctggggacagccccgACACCTCCTGCCCCTGGGGAGGAAAGCAGACCTGATTTTGGTTCTTTCTGTTGGACTTTGGATATTAGctcttttcttctcccctctcccCGCCATGTAAAGCAATATAGGATCA
The window above is part of the Patagioenas fasciata isolate bPatFas1 chromosome 18, bPatFas1.hap1, whole genome shotgun sequence genome. Proteins encoded here:
- the CDC42EP4 gene encoding cdc42 effector protein 4, which codes for MPILKQLVSNSAHSKRRSRADLTAEMISAPLGDFRHTMHVGRAGDAFGDTSFLTSKAGEPEVGEEPGASKPSLLSRRFRSSKRSQSVTRGDRQDMLGSLRDSALFVKNAVSLPQLNEKEVDRSAGQLPKSLSSSPVKKLPEEGSPEEQQHPNGAAARPLSPSLDERDFGDITELPVVVAKSGAGMKHAESIMSFHIDLGPSMLGDVLSIMDKEQWEQDEDAELEESREEEEDAALPGSVPAAPLSQSPSRGAGGRCPRDSSSVSGCPAGPEERSPVRGPPSQRGGPLKRPDKEFSFADEDDDEIRV